A region of the Phaeodactylum tricornutum CCAP 1055/1 chromosome 1, whole genome shotgun sequence genome:
CGAAAGGTGTTGCGGCTTGGCTTTACCCCACACGTCGGTATCTATCTGGCAGCGGCGCTAGTCAAACGAGCGTTATACTGCGAAACGGGCCGTCGATCTCCTCTGCGAGGAGATGGACCGCGTCCGTCTCCGCTGAAAGTCCATCCTCGACGCACCGTCGTCCTGCTCGGCCCTTTTTTCCTATTTACTACAACGATGTCTACGAGGTAAAATTGCCCAAGAATCACCGATTTCCAATGGAAAAGTACGGCAGGGTCCGCCAGCTGGTGCAGCAATGGCTACAGAATCTTCCCGTCGACGAACAAGGCGTCGTCAACTACGAATTTCGAGTTTCTCCTCTCTCATCGATTGACGAACTCACGACGACTCACGATCCAGCGTACGTGCAGCGCTTCTTGACTGGCGATCAGGACGAGCGCGAACTCCGCAACGTGGGATTTCCTTGGAGCCAGTCCAACGTCGACCGTTCGCTAAGTTCCACCGGAGGAACCGTCGCAGCCGCCTGCGCTGTCGTACAAGCGCGGCTTCGAGATCCTTACGGATTGCATTGGGGTGCACACGTGGCTGGAGGAACGCACCACGCCTTTTATGATCGGGGTGAAGGCTTTTGTGTATTTTCGGATATGGCCGTTGCCGCCAATGTTGTAATGAAACGCTACCCTGGTGTCGTTCGCCGGATCCTATTCCTAGATCTGGATGTCCATCAAGGGAACGGCAACGCTCTTTTGTTTCGGGACAACGACTCCGTCTTTACTTTTTCGTTGCATTGTTCGGCAAATTacttttcggaaaaacaaaactcggatttggaCATTGAATTACCACCAGAGTGTAGCGACGAGACTTACTTGGTCACTCTGAAACACTGGTTAAATCGGATCGAACGCGAGGCCGAACCGTTTGATCTGGTCTTTTTTCAAGCCGGTGTCGACGTTCTGGCCCAGGATCGGCTAGGCCGAATGAGTCTGACCCCGGTCGGAGTGCAGCGACGCAATCAGCTGGTATACGAGTTTTGTGCGTCGCAGAGTCTACCTTTGGTTATTTGTATGGGAGGAGGCTACCCCAAAAATCAGGACTGGATGCCGACCCTGGTGGCACACGCGAATGTTTACTACCAGGCTCACCAGTTCCTTGCGGCACATTATAAGTCGTCGATGAAGGAACAAGCCGGACAAGGAACTGCCAGTGTACAAAATCAAAAGCTTGGTCTGTAAATCATTCTTACGGCAAATGTAATGGTTTTGCTATAAATGATCGCGGCGGCTCGGCAGAGCAGAAAAAAGGAGGACTATTGTCAGGCCAGAATCGTCCATTGAGAGCGACTCAGCCGTCATTCCGTCTCCATATTTCCCCATCGACCTAAGCTCGCCTCCAATCGTTTCCCTCTAGTGGAAGGTACGTGCATTAGACCGTCATGTGCTGAGGTCGGTGACTTCCACGCTCAATCGTTTCGGGTGAGACCCCAAAATATCCGCAAATACGGCACTCCCCTTCAACGAGCCGCGCAGTTCAATTTCGCGAAAAATGTTCACGAAAACGTCGGCATGGGCTGCTCCGTCCACGACGGTTGTTCCTTCCACAATGAATTTAGGAATTCCGTGAACTCCAAGTTCATCCAGGGCCATCAAAGCTCGCTTAATTTCCGCGCGGCCTTCCGTGCCGTTCAGAAATGTCAACAATGCGTCCGATGTAGGTGCTTTGGCGTGTGGCAGGATTCGACCGAGCGCTTCCGCAACCGTTGTGGCGAGACGCGGACGATCGTTCAACGAGTACCCATCGACAAAATAGTACTCATTCAGTACATCATATATAGCCTCACTTATATCCAATCCGTAGGTTTTTCCGAGATGTTGAATCAATCGATGCGACGCCATGGAATTTGCCGCCAATCGATCCAGATTAAAGTGCGGAATGCCGGCTGCCTGACCCCGACCCTTTAAATCGTGACGTTTCTTTTGGCTTTCCCAGCCTTGCCTACCGCCCCACTTTTTCACGAGGCGTTCACGGTTGGATTCGATAAAGGTCCTGCTTTCGTCGTAGTGGGGTTCGAGAAAGAACGGTACCCGAAGGACGGCAAACGCCAAAGGGCGTGGGGCATTGGCATTCGGTTCACTCAAAATGTGCTGAATCGCACGATTCAAATATTTCTTGCCAATGTACCCTGTAGACGTACGAGAGATTATTCGGGTGAGGACGAAATAGAATTGCAAAGGTCAGAAGCACAGTTCCGCTACTCGGGCACATCGTACCGTTGGGTCACAAAGTATCCGAAACTAATTCCACCGGAATGACGAGTGGCGCTCTCTTGTTcgattccaaagaaaagacgCGCCGTGAAAGTAGCTTTGTACCGCGTTGAATGGTGAACGTTCGCATCTTTTAGCTTTCGTGCAACGCGAGGTTGATTTTCGTTGTCAACGCTCGTTACGGTCGACGAGAACAAAACAAGTGAATGAAATGGGACGCCCAGTAGAGCACCATACTCGTATGCCGCTCGCATACGGTGGACATCGCCTGTCCACCACACAGAGCCCAACGACTGGAACAAGCGAGTGATTATAACCCGGAGTCCCATGACTTTCGTGCGAGAACAGACTGGTACCACACAGGGGAAGTTGCCTTTGCTCGAAAGCGCGCAACACGTGAACGGAACGCAGCATGGATGGCAGGCAGGAACGAAAAAGTCGCCGTGTCGACAAATTGTGACCATGGCGACAGCCCCCGCTGCCAATTCCACACAGCACCAGGGGCCCAAGCTCCCTCCTCATAGTGGAGATGTAGATGAGGAGCTAGGAAGAATTCGTTTAGCTTTGGCAGCGGTCTTTTCTCCTTCTAATTCCGGAAATGGCTCGGAACAATGGTGGGCCCAACGACAACTTGCCGATCAGTATTTGACTTCGTTCCAAGCCACTTCAGTTTCCTGGATGGTTTGTGATCGTCTGTTACAAGGAGATATTTCCGACGTCGGTAGTGACCCGCAAAAGGTAgcccagcagcagcagtttCGCTTCTTTGCAGCGCAGACGCTGCACACAAAATGCCGAGCCGACATTGACCAGTTGCCCAAGACGCCCTGCCATCCCTACGGGATTCCTTATTGGCACATCTGAATCGATACGCCGCAGACGGATCTGAAGGGCCTTTATCGACCCGCTTAGCTATGTGCATTTCGGCGCTTGCTGTACAGATGCAGTGGACTACCGTTGTTTCGGACTTGCTCGCGACACCTCAGAATGTGCATGTTGTCATGTTGATACTCCGGGCGTTGCCGGAAGAGTGTGCGTCAGATCGACTCGTGCTAGCCGACGATGCCTATCGCTTCAAAATGCGTGATCATTTGGTATCCTTTGCACCCAACGTGTTGCAATTTCTGCATGCGCACGTTACGGACGCCTCACGAGTGCTCAAGGTACTGCACCTTTGGATTCGATACGTCCCGGTGCATCCCCAGACCTTGGTGGAATCGCCTTTGTTGAATGCCGCCGTCCAGGCGTTGAGACAACCAGCCTACATTGAACTCGCCAGCGACGTGATTGTGGAAATTCTTGCGCATGTATCCATCCCATCACTACGGCAACGAAGGGTTGGTTCGACATATGATTCCTCTCTTAAGTTCACTGCCCCTGGACGAAGCCTTGCAAtcggacgatgaagacgtATTGCGTGCCTATTGTCGAGTTGTGACGGAAATGGGAGAGTCCTACATGAGTTTAATTCTGTCGCCGCAATACCTGGAAGCGTCGCAACTCGTATCCTGGGTACTAAAATGCTCGGGGATGGCGAATCAAGAGATTGCTTCGATTACGTTGCACTTCTGGTACCGATTGGTCATGGACCTTGAGAGTGTCGACCCATACGATTGGCGGCAAGAATTGATCGATGCGTATACCCCTCATTTGCTTCAGCTTATCGATGTTTGCATCAAATCGTTGATGCGGTATCCAGCCGATATGGATACAATCCCAGAAGATCTGCTTGACGAGCTTACTCGGCATCGCTTTTATGTCGCCGAGACAGTAGAAGACTGCTGTAGATTATTGGGGGGGCAGAATGTGTTGCAGCGGATAGGAAATCTCCTGCAACAAGAGATTCATGCCGCCTCAGGCAACCAGGTGTGGCAAGGTCTTGAATCTTGCTTGGCGTGCATCGGTGCCATTCACCGATTTGTTCCGAGTGATGAAGCCGAACTCTTGCCTCTGACCTTTCAGCTTGTTCCGCAACTACCAACGGAAATCCGGCCACTTCGATACACGGCCAGTAAGACGATTGGAAAGTTTGCCTCCTGGTTGGCTTTTCATCCTCACTTGTTACAACCACTGATGCCATATTTGGCGCAAGGACTATCCGTTCCCGAATGCGCGCCTGCTGCTGCCGTTGCTATTAAGGAACTCTGTGAATGTTCCAACCAGTCGTTTGCGATTGCTGAACCCGTCATGGAGCTATTCCAAGGTCTTACACCGGGAACTCTAGAAGTCGAGGACGAGTTACAAATTCTGGAAGGCGTTTGCCGCGCTCTATCAAGGCAAATGCAAGACGCTCGTGGACGTGGAAACGATACACAGGCCGCCTTGACTCGTTTGGCACAGCCTATCGGTACGAGATTGGCAGCGAGCGTCTCCGAACCCAATTCTTCGCCGCGCCGAATCATCCCGGAAATAGAGCGATTGACTGTGCTTGTTCGGTATTTAGTTATACTTTACGATGGCAATGCAACTACAGGATTGCACCCGATGTTGGAGCTAACGACGTCGATTTGGTCGTTTCTCGACGCTGC
Encoded here:
- a CDS encoding predicted protein; the encoded protein is MCPSSGTVLLTFAILFRYIGKKYLNRAIQHILSEPNANAPRPLAFAVLRVPFFLEPHYDESRTFIESNRERLVKKWGGRQGWESQKKRHDLKGRGQAAGIPHFNLDRLAANSMASHRLIQHLGKTYGLDISEAIYDVLNEYYFVDGYSLNDRPRLATTVAEALGRILPHAKAPTSDALLTFLNGTEGRAEIKRALMALDELGVHGIPKFIVEGTTVVDGAAHADVFVNIFREIELRGSLKGSAVFADILGSHPKRLSVEVTDLST
- a CDS encoding predicted protein, which translates into the protein MATAPAANSTQHQGPKLPPHSGDVDEELGRIRLALAAVFSPSNSGNGSEQWWAQRQLADQYLTSFQATSVSWMVCDRLLQGDISDVVAQDALPSLRDSLLAHLNRYAADGSEGPLSTRLAMCISALAVQMQWTTVVSDLLATPQNVHVVMLILRALPEECASDRLVLADDAYRFKMRDHLVSFAPNVLQFLHAHVTDASRVLKVLHLWIRYVPVHPQTLVESPLLNAAVQASLPLDEALQSDDEDVLRAYCRVVTEMGESYMSLILSPQYLEASQLVSWVLKCSGMANQEIASITLHFWYRLVMDLESVDPYDWRQELIDAYTPHLLQLIDVCIKSLMRYPADMDTIPEDLLDELTRHRFYVAETVEDCCRLLGGQNVLQRIGNLLQQEIHAASGNQVWQGLESCLACIGAIHRFVPSDEAELLPLTFQLVPQLPTEIRPLRYTASKTIGKFASWLAFHPHLLQPLMPYLAQGLSVPECAPAAAVAIKELCECSNQSFAIAEPVMELFQGLTPGTLEVEDELQILEGVCRALSRQMQDARGRGNDTQAALTRLAQPIGTRLAASVSEPNSSPRRIIPEIERLTVLVRYLVILYDGNATTGLHPMLELTTSIWSFLDAAVIRFPGDIVLAEKICRLHKHSLRSCGAQAYSPMLDRLMTQLVQSFERSHQSPFLYAASICIAEYGSDSTYSNRLLGMVSAMATTCFSFLRNVDELTAHPDVVEELFYMMGRMMSNCPDPLVQSPLLRSLLQCAAVGMQLDHHGANKGTLKFLENTISYGLSLREQKKPACQAPLEEALSQEGQAIVVNLMKAMMGDLPEYGNSQIPEILWKLNLLCPGLLTQWLHSAFAGTLTLPEGAKNDFIAALDTGLARDEFSMAVRAFQTACERQRRLRKGPRRN
- a CDS encoding predicted protein, with the protein product PIYYNDVYEVKLPKNHRFPMEKYGRVRQLVQQWLQNLPVDEQGVVNYEFRVSPLSSIDELTTTHDPAYVQRFLTGDQDERELRNVGFPWSQSNVDRSLSSTGGTVAAACAVVQARLRDPYGLHWGAHVAGGTHHAFYDRGEGFCVFSDMAVAANVVMKRYPGVVRRILFLDLDVHQGNGNALLFRDNDSVFTFSLHCSANYFSEKQNSDLDIELPPECSDETYLVTLKHWLNRIEREAEPFDLVFFQAGVDVLAQDRLGRMSLTPVGVQRRNQLVYEFCASQSLPLVICMGGGY